TAGTCGCTGCATAGGTGCGTTCATTTTTAGGAAATTCGATTTCTTGAAATGACAGTGCGAGAATCCGAGCACCTCCAGATGTTCAAGGGTGGGTAAGGCTCTCAGAACACTACTTGATATTGGAGCGGAATAACAAGCCAAATGCAGCTCCGTCAATTGTGTTAAGTTCCGCACGATGATTTCGATGAGGCTTAATTCATTGCAGGGATTGATATGTATTCCGAGCTTCCTAATCGACTTGCCAAGGCTCAGCAAACTGATAGGCAGCAAATGAGTATTCCCCAGTCCGAGCTCCTCCAGGTGGCTTAGTTTTGACAAGTCCATAAACACATCCTCTACCAAGATGTCAGAAAAAGATAGTCGACGAAGCTGGGTGAGCTTAGATAGATGGTTCAATGCGGAGCGACTGGACGGGGTCAGTTCCTTGAAAAAGCGAGCCTCGATTAGTGATGGGCATGTTTCACACATTGCAACGAACAGATCAGCCTCTACTGGAATATCCCAATTAATTTTCACCAGATTCGGCATACGACGGAAGATTGATCGGTCAGTTGGTTGCCAGCTCCATACTTTTACCTCGAGATTCTTCATTTTAGTAAGTATCAGAGGCTCTGTATTGGCGCCGTCCGGTGGAAGAAGTGCACACAGTGCACCAGCAAATGTTTGCAGCTCCGGCATGTCAATCGTGTACCTATATTTGCAGTGCATCGTAAGCTCCTGTAGCGATTTGCTTCGAATTGAAGGTATATTCTCCTGCTCAATGCGCTTATAGGACGAATAACGTACGTTCAGATCATCCTGAACGACTAGCGATCGTAGCTGCGGCATTGATGGTATTGTATTAATTATCAAAGGCAACAGTTCCGTCAACTGACCTTGCATGAAATAAATGCTCAGATTTCGCAAATTGCTCACTTGGCTTAGCTCAATAGCCTCCCAAATCTTTGGAAAAgcgttttccatttgaaaCAATAATATATTAATATTGTGGTACCGCCTATCTGTGTGCGCTAGTTGTTTTGCCTTCCATAACAATTGCTTCGCTGAACCACCAGTACCGAATATACTGAATTCGATGTAAAATCGGTTTATGTATGCACTATGGAAAATAATGTCATTCCATTTC
This sequence is a window from Anopheles darlingi chromosome 3, idAnoDarlMG_H_01, whole genome shotgun sequence. Protein-coding genes within it:
- the LOC125956445 gene encoding uncharacterized protein LOC125956445, with protein sequence MASQQNYTDLLPNDVLCMVFDRLDFENVKNASLTCKKWNDIIFHSAYINRFYIEFSIFGTGGSAKQLLWKAKQLAHTDRRYHNINILLFQMENAFPKIWEAIELSQVSNLRNLSIYFMQGQLTELLPLIINTIPSMPQLRSLVVQDDLNVRYSSYKRIEQENIPSIRSKSLQELTMHCKYRYTIDMPELQTFAGALCALLPPDGANTEPLILTKMKNLEVKVWSWQPTDRSIFRRMPNLVKINWDIPVEADLFVAMCETCPSLIEARFFKELTPSSRSALNHLSKLTQLRRLSFSDILVEDVFMDLSKLSHLEELGLGNTHLLPISLLSLGKSIRKLGIHINPCNELSLIEIIVRNLTQLTELHLACYSAPISSSVLRALPTLEHLEVLGFSHCHFKKSNFLKMNAPMQRLRTLQFRRCEVETKQLLGLQDKFPNLKNTEFEECGIGDEPEENQYRGPHHWMAEVAKQLNVPLVQNTYPNLYC